Part of the Gemmatimonadaceae bacterium genome, ACGCCGCCATCCTGCAGGCGGCCATCACCGCGCTGGCCGGCGGCCTCTGCTTCGCGCTCTATGCGCGCTACGAGCGGCCGTACTTCGCCTGGTTCGGCATGGCGTGGACGATGTACCTCGCCCGCCTCCTCGCGATTCTCGCCTTCATGGTGCAGCAGGATCCGCACTGGCTGTTCTGGCACCAGGTCTTCACGGGGGAAACGGCGCTGGCGCTGCTCTGGACGGCGATCGGCTTCAGCCGCGGCGCGCAGTGGCGAAACCTCTACTGGCTGGCCGTCGCCTTCCCGCCGCTCTGGGCGTACGTCGCCATCTACGAGATGGACAACTTCCTGCTCGCGGCCGGGCCGGCGGTGCTCTTCCTCAGTGTCGCGACGCTCGCCACCGGCGCCATGTTCTGGCGCTTCCGGATGCGCAATCCATCGAGCGGCGCCTCGATGCTCGCCGTGACGTTCCTGCTGTGGGGGTTGCATCACCTCGACTATCCGATCTTGCGCGCCCGCGGCGTCTGGACGCCGTGGGGCTACTACCTCGACATCCTCTTCCTGCTTGGCGCCTGCGCCGGCATCCTGCTGCTGGTGAATCACGAACTGGCCGACGGCCTGCGGCTGCGGACGGAGGAACTGGAACACCTGCAGCGCCGCATGGTGCGCCAGCACGAGGAGGAACGCCGGCGGCTGTCGCTCGCCCTGCATGACGAGACGGCGCAGGTGTTCGCCGCACTGAAGCTCGAACTGGGCGCCATCGGGGAGCGCGTGGACGACCAGTTGCGCCGGCGCGTGGCGCGCGCGGTGACGCTGGTCGACACGGGGCTGACGCAGATCCGCGACGTGACGCACGACCTGCGCCCGTCGCTGCTCGACGACCTGGGCCTGCTCCCCGCGCTGCGCTCGCTCGTGGGCGAGTTCTCATCGCGCCGCGAGGCGCCCACGACGTTCGAGTCGCCGGAGAGCCTGCCCGTGGTCAGTGACGACGCGGAGGTCGCGCTCTTTCGGGCGCTGCAGGAGAGCCTCTCGAACATCAACCGGCATGCCGCGAGCGCACCGGTGCACGTAATAGCTTCGGCCGACGACCACTGTGTGCGCCTCATCGTCTCCGACAGCGGGCCGGGCTTCGATGCCAGCAATCTCGACGCCATCGAGGCCGCCGGCCATCTGGGGCTCGCGGGAATGCGGGAGCGCATCGCCGGGGTGGGCGGCGACGTGCGCTTCGCGAGCGCACCGCGGGCGGGGGTGTCCATTGCCATCGAGGTCCCGCTGGCAGAAGATTCCAGTCAATGACGACATCCATTCGCCTCGTCCTGGTGGACGACCATGTGATCGTGCGCGAAGGGCTGCGGCACGTGCTCGAGGAGGCGCCGGAGTTCTCGATCATCGGCGAGGGCGCGACGGCCGCCGAGGCCATCGCGCTCGCCGCCGAGCTTCAGCCCGACGTGATGGTGCTCGACATCTCGATGCCGGGCGGCTCCGGACTGCATGCCGTGCCCGAAATCCTCGAGCGGGCGCCGCAGACGCGCGTGCTGATGCTGAGCGTGCACGACGACTCGGAGTACATCCTCGAGAGCGTGCGCACGGGCGCGCACGGCTACTGCCGCAAGGACTCCGCGCCGGCGGAGCTGCGCCTCGCCATCCGGACGGTCTTCGAGGGCAATACGTACTTCTCGGCCCTCGTGGCGCAGCGTGTCGCCCAGGCGCTGCGCGAGGGCAAATCGGCGCAGGACATGACGCCGACGCCGCCGCCGGGAACCGAGGTGCTGTCGCCGCGGGAACTCGAAGTCCTGCGGTTCATCGCGCAGGGGCGCGCCAACAAGGAGATCGGCGCCGAGCTGGGGATCAGCACACGCACGGTGGAAGCGCATCGGCAATCGTTGATGAAGAAGCTGAGCATTCACACGGTCGCGGGGCTGACTCGCTACTGCCTAGAACACGGTGTTGATGTAGGGTAATTTCTTACGTACAAGTGGCAATACAGGGAGTACGGGGAATTCCCTAAGCTCCCTCCATGCTCGCTCTTACTCCCACTTCAGCCGCTCGCGTGACGCTTTCCGCCGCGGCTTTTCTCTTGGTCACCGCCGTCGCCGGCGCCCAGCAGGCGAACACGAATTCCGTCTCCGCAGCCGATTCGACGCGCGCCCGCAGGTCCACCTCGCTTGGCGCGGTCACCGTGACGGCCACGCGCCGCGCGACCGATGTGCAGGCCGTGCCCACCCCGGTCAGCGTTCTCGATTCCACCGTGCTTCGCGAGCGGCAGCCGAACACCGCGGCCGACCTGCTGCGTGAACTCCCCGGCGTCGACGTGATCGGCACCGGCACCAATCAGGCCCGCCCGTCAATTCGCGGCCAGCGCGGCCAGCGCATCCTGCTCCTGCAGGATGGCCTGCGCCTCAACAACGCCCGCCGCCAGCAGGACTTCGGGGAGATTCCGGGCATCGTGGATGTCGCAACGATCCAGCGCGTCGAAGTCGTGCGCGGCCCGGCGTCGGTGCTGTACGGCACGGACGCGATCGGCGGTGTGATGAACATCATCACCAAGGTGCCGAGCTTCGCGAAGAACGCGCCCCGGGCCGCCGGCGCGCTCGGCTATCGCTATGGCAGCGCCGGCCAACTCACGCGCGGCGAGGCGTCACTCAGCGGGCGCGCCGGCAACTTCGTGGTGCTCGCCACGGGCGCCAAGCGCGACGCGGGGAACTATGATGCGCCCAAGGGGCGCTACGGCCACATCAACTTCACGGACGACATCACGCTGCAGAACGCCGGCGTCAGCGACAAGAACGCCTCCCTCTACCTGGGGTGGCGGTACAAGTCGGGGACCGGCGCCTTCGTGCGCGCCGAAACCTACGACGCCAAGAATGCCGGCTTCGGCTACATCGACCCGGCGATCATCGGCGGCAGCCAGACCAGGATCCAGATCACCTATCCCAACCAGCACTTCACGAAGTGGAGCGCCGGCTTCAGCACCGGCGTGCTCACCGGCGCGAAGGTGCTCGACAAGGCCGACTTCATCGCCTACCGGCAGGTCAACGGCCGCGACCTGGCGCAGAGCATCTTCGCGCCATTCGGCGCGCCGTATCCCCCCACCGCCGGCATCGACATCCAGACGCGCAACCACACCGACCTGACGACGAGCGGCTTCCGCGCCGAGGCGACCAAGATCTTCTCGCGCGACATCATCGTCTACGGCGTGGACTATTTCCACGACAACGCCGTGGGCCGCGACTCGAGCCAGACGACGATGTACGGGTTCGGTCCGCCGAGGCCCAAGTCGAAGACCACGCCCTCGCTCCCGTCGGCGACACTGTCCAGCACCGGCGTCTTCGTGCAGAACGACCTGCGCCTGCACGATCGCCTGTCGCTGATCGTCGGCGGCCGCTGGCAGCGCGTGAGTTCGGAGGCCCTGCCGACGACCGGACTGGCGACGATCCCGCCGGGTGACGCGCAGTCGACGGGCGTCTTCGCGACGAACGCGCTGTTCAAGCTGACGTCGCAGCTCAACCTGGTGGCCTCGATGGGGCGCGGCTTCCGCGCGCCGAACCTGGTGGAGCGCTACTTCAACGGCCCCACGCCGGAAGGCTCGGCCTACCAGTCCGCGACGCCGGACCTGAAGCCCGAGCAGAGCCTCAACACGGATCTCGGGCTCAAGTTCCGCAACGATCGCCTGGCCTTCGAGACGTTCGTGTATCGCAATGACATCCGCAACGCGGTGCGCATCTCGGCGACCGGGGCGAAGATCAACAACCTGCCCGAGTACCGGAACGTGAACGTGGGCAAGCTGCGCGCCTCCGGGTACGAAGCGACCGGGACGATGCTCTTCGCGCACGGCCTCTCGGCGTCGGCCAACTATTCGCAGGTGAAGAGCGTGAACCTGCTCGACCGCACCATTCCGATCGGCGACACGTATGCCACCAAGCTGGTGGGAACGGTCGGTTGGCGCGCGGCGAGCGGCCGCGGCTGGGTGGAGTACGCGGTGCGCCGCAACGGCGAGCAGAAGGACATCATCGCCGGGTCGAGCCCGGTGGGGAACACGCTCCCGGCGTTCGTGGTGCAGAACCTGCGCGGGGGCGCCCACCTGTTCACCATCGGCGGGATGCGGCAGGACCTCGACCTGCAAGTGAACAACCTGACAAACAAGCTCTACGCCGAGGCGGCCAATGCGGGATTCTTCCGCCCGGAACCGGGGCGCAACGTCGTGGTGGCGGTGCGTTCGAGCTTCTGATCGATAGTCGGCTGCGCCGTCCCCCTTGCGGCGCAGCCAGCGGGCGCACGGCCTCCTGGCAATCATCGGCGCCCGCAGTACCAACGGCCCGCATCCGGCATCACGCCGGGTGCGGGCCGTTTGGCTTGCCGTCGCGATAGCTGCGGTGCGATCGTCGCGGTCGCGCTAGTCGCGACCGCGCCGCGGCACCACACGGTCGAGTGACTGGTCCAGGCGGTTCACAAAGTCGGCGATGGTGCGGACCGCCGCCATGAAGCGTCCGGCGTCCACCCGGTCCAGGTCGTCGGTGACCCGGTGATAATCGGCGTGGTCTTCGACGCCGAAGTACACAAACGGAATGCCCTTGGCGTGGAACGCCGCCTGATCGGATTGGCTGATCCAGTTCTCGAGGCCGTCCGCGGCGGTGACATCGTGCCCCAGCCTCAGCTTCACCGGGGCCACCCGCGCGGTGGCGCGCAGCAGGCGGCCGAGGAACGGATACGGCGTCGCACCCGCAGCGTACAGTTCGTTCTTGTCGAGGCGTGCCACCATGTCGAGGTTGACGTCAACCGCGAGGCGTCGCAGCGGAATGGGCGGCGACTCGACGAACGCCTTCGCCCCGCGCAGCCCCGCCTCCTCGCCGTCGAAGAACGCGAAGATCATCGAGTGCTGCGGGGGATGGACCGCATACCACTCGGCCAGCGCGAGCGCCGCCGCCGTGCCCGACGCATTGTCATCGGTGCCGTTGTAGACCTGGCCGTTTCGCACGCCGAGGTGGTCGAAGTGCGCGCTCACCACGATGGCCCGGCTGGTGTCGGCACCGCGCACGATGCCCAGCACATTCACGCCGTCGAGTGTCGAGGTATCGCGCCAGGCGACGTCGAAGTGCTGCACGTAGCCGGGGACGAGCGGCGCGACACCGAGCTCCTGCAGGCGTCGCACGAGGTATCGACGCGCGGCCGCGTTGCCCCTCGTCCCCATGCGCCGCCCCTCCATGGAATCGGCCGCGAGGACGGAGAGCGCATTCCAGGTCGATGCCGAGTCGATGCTCGGCGGCGGGACCACACCCTGCGCCATCGCCGCGTGACCGAGGGCGGCGAGTGCGAATGCGGAGGCGACGATGCGAAGAGAGGGCATGCGGGATAGTACGCCCGGCGGCCCGTTCGTGTTGCGCGCGGGTGTCATGGACGCCTTACCGGGCGTGCTTGTGCATCAACTCCACGAGTTCGTCGTACATCGCCTCGGCTTCCGCGTCGCCCTTGCGGATGGCCGAGGCGGCGCAATGCTTGAGGTGATTGCGCATGAGTTCGCGCGAGACGGCGCGCAGGGCTTCCTGCACCGACGACACCTGCATCAGGATGTCGGCGCAGTAGCGGTCGTCGTCCACCATCTTCTGCAAACCGCGCACCTGCCCCTCGATGCGCTTGAGGCGCGTGACATTGCGCGCCTTGATGCCGGCATCGACGGCCACCGCGTGGCGCGGGGTATCCTCGTGCACGGCGCAGCCGCATCCGGCTGGCGGCACGACAGGTTTCTTCGACATCAGGCACGTGCCTCGTGGAGGGGCGCCACGCGCCGCGGTCTCCACGTCCGCAGGCGCAGCGAGTTGGTGACAACCGAGACTGAACTGAACGCCATGGCGGCACTGGCGAGAATCGGGCTCAGCTGGAGCGCGAACGACGGGTAGAGCACGCCGGCCGCCACCGGAATGCTGATGACGTTGTAGATGAAGGCCCAGAAGAGATTCTGCTTCATCACGCGCATGGTGCGGCGCGACAGTGCGATCGCGTCTGCCAGGCCGTGCAGGTCGCCGCGGACCAGGGCGACATCGGCGGCCTCGACCGCCACGTCGGTGCCCGTGCCGATGGCGACGCCGACGTCGGCCTGCGCGAGCGCCGGCGCGTCGTTGATGCCGTCACCGACCATCGCGACGACGCGCCCCTCGCCCTGCAACCGCTGCACCTCCGCCACCTTGCCGTCGGGCAGCACCTCGGCGACCACGCGCGGAATGCCGGCCTGCGCCGCCATCGCCTCCGCGGTGCGCCGGTGGTCGCCGGTCAGCATCACGACGTCGAGCCCCATCGCCTTCAGGCGTTCGACGGCGGCGCGCGACGTCGCACGAATCGGATCGGCGATCGCCACGAGCCCCGCGAGCGCGCCATCGACCGCGATGAAGACCGGCGTCTTGGCTTCACCCGTCACGCGGGCCGCGGCCGCCGCGAGCGGCGCGACGTCGACGCCCCAGTCCGCGAGCAACGCGGCATTGCCCGCGGCGATGGCGCGGCCGTCCACGACGCCGGTGGCGCCGCGTCCGGGAACGGCGGCGAACGACTCGGCCTGCCCCACGGCGAGACCGCGCGCCTCGGCGTGGCGCACGATGGCATCGCCCAGCGGATGCTCGGAACTGCGCTCGAGCGACGCGGCGAGCCGCAGCAGTTCGTCGTCCGAGGCAAACGCCGGCGCGCGCACCACGTCGGTGACGCCCGGCTTCCCTTCAGTCACCGTCCCGGTCTTGTCGAGCACGACGGTGGTCACGTCGCCCGCGCGTTGCAGCGCCTCGCCGCCCTTGATCAGCACGCCGAACTCCGCCCCGCGCCCGGTCGCGACCATCACGGCCGTCGGAACCGCGAGACCCATCGCGCACGGGCAGGCGATGATGAGCACGGCCAGCGCCGAGACCAGCCCGCGCACGGCGGCCACGCTGGAGGATGCCCCACTCTGGGTGAGCGCCACGTACCAGATGGCAAAGGTGATCAGCGCCAGCACCATCACCGAGGGGACGAAGACCGCGCTGACGCGATCAGCGAGCGCCTGGATGGGCGCCCGCGAGCCCTGGGCATCGCGCATCAGCTGGACGATCCGCGCCAGCACGCTGTCGGCGCCGACCGTGGTGGCGCGCATCTGGAACGCCCCGTGACCGTTGACCGTTCCGCCCACCACGGCATCGCCCGCCTGCTTGTCGACGGGCATGGACTCGCCGGTGAGCATCGATTCGTCGAGGTCGCTGCCGCCGCGCACGATCACGCCGTCCACGGGGACGCGCTCCCCCGGGCGCACGACAACGTCATCGCCGGGGAGGACGTCGTCGATGTCGATGTCCGACTCGACCCCGCCGCGCACGACGCGCGCCGTCTTCGGGCGGAGCCGCGCGAGCGCGCGCAGCGCCGACGCCGTGCTGCGCTTGGCGCGCGCCTCAAACGCGTTGCCCATCAGGATGAACGCGGTGATGAGGATCACCGCCTCGTAGTAGACATCGGGGGCGACGCCGCGCGAAGCAAAGAAGCCCGGCGCGAAGGTGGCGGCGGCCGAGTAGATGAAGGCCACCCCCGTGCCGACCGCGATGAGCGTGTTCATGTCGGAGGCGCCGTGCCGCGCCGCCGCCCAGGCGCGCGTGTAGAAATGCCGTCCCGCCCACGCCATCACCGCGGCCGTCAGCACGAGGCCGCCGAGCATGAGCGCCTTGGGCGGAATGGCATAGGTCCACGGCACGTACTTCACGAACCAGGGCGTGAAGATTCGCTCCTGCCAGAGCATCAGCGGGTCGTTGCCGGGCGCGCCGGCCACGTGCGCCGTGTACATCATCAGCGGCATCGAGAAGAACATTGCGACCGCTCCGGCGATGCCGGCGACGATGGCGCGCAGGCGCAGGGCACGGAACTCCTCGTCCTGCTTGCGCTCATTCTCATCCTGCGCCTCGAGCGACGTCTTCTCGCCCTTGGGGATCTCCGCCTCGTAGCCCGTGTCGCGGATCGTGTCGACCAGGGCCTGCGGGGACACCACGGTCGGGTCAAACGTGACCGTGGCGTTGTTCAACATCAGGTTGACGGTCGCGTCCGCCACCCCGTCCACCTTGCCCAAGGCGCGCTGGACGCGCGACT contains:
- a CDS encoding sensor histidine kinase, with translation MNSTVLELDAAILQAAITALAGGLCFALYARYERPYFAWFGMAWTMYLARLLAILAFMVQQDPHWLFWHQVFTGETALALLWTAIGFSRGAQWRNLYWLAVAFPPLWAYVAIYEMDNFLLAAGPAVLFLSVATLATGAMFWRFRMRNPSSGASMLAVTFLLWGLHHLDYPILRARGVWTPWGYYLDILFLLGACAGILLLVNHELADGLRLRTEELEHLQRRMVRQHEEERRRLSLALHDETAQVFAALKLELGAIGERVDDQLRRRVARAVTLVDTGLTQIRDVTHDLRPSLLDDLGLLPALRSLVGEFSSRREAPTTFESPESLPVVSDDAEVALFRALQESLSNINRHAASAPVHVIASADDHCVRLIVSDSGPGFDASNLDAIEAAGHLGLAGMRERIAGVGGDVRFASAPRAGVSIAIEVPLAEDSSQ
- a CDS encoding response regulator transcription factor, which translates into the protein MTTSIRLVLVDDHVIVREGLRHVLEEAPEFSIIGEGATAAEAIALAAELQPDVMVLDISMPGGSGLHAVPEILERAPQTRVLMLSVHDDSEYILESVRTGAHGYCRKDSAPAELRLAIRTVFEGNTYFSALVAQRVAQALREGKSAQDMTPTPPPGTEVLSPRELEVLRFIAQGRANKEIGAELGISTRTVEAHRQSLMKKLSIHTVAGLTRYCLEHGVDVG
- a CDS encoding TonB-dependent receptor, translated to MLALTPTSAARVTLSAAAFLLVTAVAGAQQANTNSVSAADSTRARRSTSLGAVTVTATRRATDVQAVPTPVSVLDSTVLRERQPNTAADLLRELPGVDVIGTGTNQARPSIRGQRGQRILLLQDGLRLNNARRQQDFGEIPGIVDVATIQRVEVVRGPASVLYGTDAIGGVMNIITKVPSFAKNAPRAAGALGYRYGSAGQLTRGEASLSGRAGNFVVLATGAKRDAGNYDAPKGRYGHINFTDDITLQNAGVSDKNASLYLGWRYKSGTGAFVRAETYDAKNAGFGYIDPAIIGGSQTRIQITYPNQHFTKWSAGFSTGVLTGAKVLDKADFIAYRQVNGRDLAQSIFAPFGAPYPPTAGIDIQTRNHTDLTTSGFRAEATKIFSRDIIVYGVDYFHDNAVGRDSSQTTMYGFGPPRPKSKTTPSLPSATLSSTGVFVQNDLRLHDRLSLIVGGRWQRVSSEALPTTGLATIPPGDAQSTGVFATNALFKLTSQLNLVASMGRGFRAPNLVERYFNGPTPEGSAYQSATPDLKPEQSLNTDLGLKFRNDRLAFETFVYRNDIRNAVRISATGAKINNLPEYRNVNVGKLRASGYEATGTMLFAHGLSASANYSQVKSVNLLDRTIPIGDTYATKLVGTVGWRAASGRGWVEYAVRRNGEQKDIIAGSSPVGNTLPAFVVQNLRGGAHLFTIGGMRQDLDLQVNNLTNKLYAEAANAGFFRPEPGRNVVVAVRSSF
- a CDS encoding M28 family peptidase, whose product is MPSLRIVASAFALAALGHAAMAQGVVPPPSIDSASTWNALSVLAADSMEGRRMGTRGNAAARRYLVRRLQELGVAPLVPGYVQHFDVAWRDTSTLDGVNVLGIVRGADTSRAIVVSAHFDHLGVRNGQVYNGTDDNASGTAAALALAEWYAVHPPQHSMIFAFFDGEEAGLRGAKAFVESPPIPLRRLAVDVNLDMVARLDKNELYAAGATPYPFLGRLLRATARVAPVKLRLGHDVTAADGLENWISQSDQAAFHAKGIPFVYFGVEDHADYHRVTDDLDRVDAGRFMAAVRTIADFVNRLDQSLDRVVPRRGRD
- a CDS encoding metal-sensitive transcriptional regulator, producing the protein MSKKPVVPPAGCGCAVHEDTPRHAVAVDAGIKARNVTRLKRIEGQVRGLQKMVDDDRYCADILMQVSSVQEALRAVSRELMRNHLKHCAASAIRKGDAEAEAMYDELVELMHKHAR
- a CDS encoding heavy metal translocating P-type ATPase, which gives rise to MSTTTQPAPARAAVASRVTIPVGGMTCAACQSRVQRALGKVDGVADATVNLMLNNATVTFDPTVVSPQALVDTIRDTGYEAEIPKGEKTSLEAQDENERKQDEEFRALRLRAIVAGIAGAVAMFFSMPLMMYTAHVAGAPGNDPLMLWQERIFTPWFVKYVPWTYAIPPKALMLGGLVLTAAVMAWAGRHFYTRAWAAARHGASDMNTLIAVGTGVAFIYSAAATFAPGFFASRGVAPDVYYEAVILITAFILMGNAFEARAKRSTASALRALARLRPKTARVVRGGVESDIDIDDVLPGDDVVVRPGERVPVDGVIVRGGSDLDESMLTGESMPVDKQAGDAVVGGTVNGHGAFQMRATTVGADSVLARIVQLMRDAQGSRAPIQALADRVSAVFVPSVMVLALITFAIWYVALTQSGASSSVAAVRGLVSALAVLIIACPCAMGLAVPTAVMVATGRGAEFGVLIKGGEALQRAGDVTTVVLDKTGTVTEGKPGVTDVVRAPAFASDDELLRLAASLERSSEHPLGDAIVRHAEARGLAVGQAESFAAVPGRGATGVVDGRAIAAGNAALLADWGVDVAPLAAAAARVTGEAKTPVFIAVDGALAGLVAIADPIRATSRAAVERLKAMGLDVVMLTGDHRRTAEAMAAQAGIPRVVAEVLPDGKVAEVQRLQGEGRVVAMVGDGINDAPALAQADVGVAIGTGTDVAVEAADVALVRGDLHGLADAIALSRRTMRVMKQNLFWAFIYNVISIPVAAGVLYPSFALQLSPILASAAMAFSSVSVVTNSLRLRTWRPRRVAPLHEARA